The Comamonas sp. GB3 AK4-5 genome includes a region encoding these proteins:
- a CDS encoding ABC transporter substrate-binding protein — MKALALALTATGLLGASVQLQAQAQEKVKIGFITDMSSNYADVDGKNGATAIQMAIDDFGGKVLGKPIELLTQDHQHKPDIAATKAREWIDTQNLTMLFGGTNSGVALALAKVAAEKKRVYFNNGAGASALTNEQCTPYTVHYAYDTVALARGTGGAVVDQGGKSWFFLTADYAFGHSLEADTTKVIEAKGGKVVGAVKHPLNASDFSSFLLQAQNSKAQILGLANAGGDMINAVKAAREFGINKSMKMAGLLVFLTDIHSLGLKNTEGLLLTTSWDWNLNDETRAFGKKFMAKTKRMPTDIQAANYSATTNYLKAVEKAGTTDADKVMAVLKSTPLKDFYGQGVIRPDGRYAHDMYLMQVKAPKESKEAWDYYKVVTKLPADQVWTTKAETKCALWK; from the coding sequence ATGAAAGCCCTCGCTCTGGCACTGACCGCCACCGGCCTGCTGGGCGCTAGCGTCCAGCTCCAGGCCCAGGCACAAGAGAAGGTGAAGATCGGCTTCATCACCGACATGTCCAGCAACTACGCCGACGTGGACGGCAAGAACGGCGCCACCGCCATCCAGATGGCCATCGACGACTTTGGCGGCAAGGTGCTGGGCAAGCCCATTGAGTTGCTGACGCAAGACCACCAGCACAAGCCAGACATCGCCGCCACCAAGGCCCGCGAGTGGATCGACACCCAGAACCTGACCATGCTGTTTGGCGGCACCAACTCCGGCGTGGCCCTGGCCCTGGCCAAGGTGGCTGCGGAGAAGAAGCGCGTTTACTTCAACAACGGCGCTGGCGCCTCGGCCCTGACCAACGAGCAGTGCACCCCTTACACCGTGCACTACGCCTACGACACCGTGGCCCTGGCCCGTGGCACGGGTGGTGCGGTGGTGGACCAAGGCGGCAAGAGCTGGTTCTTCCTGACCGCCGACTACGCCTTCGGCCACTCGCTGGAAGCCGACACCACCAAGGTCATCGAGGCCAAGGGTGGCAAGGTGGTGGGTGCGGTCAAGCACCCGCTGAACGCTTCGGACTTCTCTTCCTTCCTGCTGCAGGCCCAGAACAGCAAGGCCCAGATCCTGGGCCTGGCCAATGCGGGCGGTGACATGATCAATGCCGTCAAGGCTGCGCGCGAGTTCGGTATCAACAAGAGCATGAAGATGGCCGGCCTGCTGGTGTTCCTCACCGACATCCACAGCCTGGGTCTGAAGAACACCGAAGGCCTGTTGCTGACCACCAGCTGGGACTGGAACCTGAACGATGAAACCCGCGCCTTCGGCAAGAAGTTCATGGCCAAGACCAAGCGCATGCCCACCGACATTCAGGCCGCCAACTACTCCGCCACCACCAACTACCTGAAGGCCGTGGAAAAGGCCGGAACCACCGACGCGGACAAGGTCATGGCCGTGCTCAAGAGCACGCCGCTGAAGGACTTCTACGGCCAGGGCGTGATCCGTCCCGACGGCCGCTACGCCCACGACATGTACCTCATGCAGGTCAAGGCACCCAAGGAATCCAAGGAAGCATGGGACTACTACAAGGTCGTCACCAAGCTGCCGGCCGACCAGGTGTGGACCACCAAGGCCGAAACCAAGTGCGCGCTCTGGAAGTAA
- a CDS encoding branched-chain amino acid ABC transporter permease encodes MEIFGVSLPGLMSQLLLGLVNGSFYAILSLGLAVIFGLLNVINFAHGALFMLGAMVTWMAMNYFEINYWVMLILAPFIVGLFGVFIERFLLRWIYKLDHLYGLLLTLGLSLLIEGLFRSVYGVSGLGYDTPELLEGATDLGFMILPNYRAWVVVASLVVCFATWYVIEKTRIGAYLRAGTENPRLVEAFGVNVPVMITLTYAFGVGLAAFAGVLAAPVYQVTPLMGQNLIIVVFAVVVIGGMGSIMGAILTGLGLGIVEGLTKVFWPEASSTVVFFIMVIVLLIRPAGLFGKEK; translated from the coding sequence ATGGAAATCTTCGGTGTGTCATTGCCGGGCCTGATGAGCCAGCTCTTGCTGGGGCTCGTCAACGGCTCGTTTTACGCGATTCTGAGCTTGGGCCTGGCCGTGATCTTTGGCCTGCTCAATGTGATCAACTTTGCGCATGGCGCACTGTTCATGCTCGGAGCGATGGTCACCTGGATGGCCATGAACTATTTCGAGATCAATTACTGGGTCATGCTGATCCTGGCCCCCTTCATCGTCGGGCTGTTTGGCGTGTTCATCGAGCGCTTCTTGCTGCGCTGGATCTACAAGCTCGATCACCTGTATGGCCTCTTGCTCACGCTGGGCCTGTCGCTGCTGATCGAGGGCTTGTTCCGCTCGGTCTACGGCGTTTCCGGCCTGGGCTACGACACGCCCGAGCTGCTGGAGGGCGCGACCGATCTGGGCTTCATGATCCTGCCCAACTACCGTGCCTGGGTGGTGGTGGCCTCGCTGGTGGTGTGCTTTGCCACCTGGTATGTGATTGAGAAGACCCGCATCGGCGCCTACCTGCGCGCCGGCACCGAAAACCCCCGCCTGGTGGAAGCCTTCGGCGTGAACGTGCCGGTGATGATCACCCTGACCTATGCCTTCGGCGTGGGCCTGGCCGCCTTTGCCGGCGTGCTGGCCGCACCCGTCTACCAGGTCACGCCGCTGATGGGGCAGAACCTCATCATCGTGGTGTTTGCCGTGGTGGTGATTGGCGGCATGGGCTCCATCATGGGCGCCATCCTCACCGGCCTGGGCCTGGGGATCGTCGAAGGCCTGACCAAGGTCTTCTGGCCCGAAGCTTCCTCCACCGTGGTGTTCTTCATCATGGTCATCGTTCTCCTGA